One segment of Myotis daubentonii chromosome 11, mMyoDau2.1, whole genome shotgun sequence DNA contains the following:
- the SWI5 gene encoding DNA repair protein SWI5 homolog, which produces MKADFAYLADLRGRSPAPDLDPPALQTPPQRGPRTPGLRRTQPGLSKSCRGAFRSPRPSSKGGQADGAREDSPHLDIQKLKEKRDVLDKEISQLISEGYSVDELEDHISQLHEYNDIKDVGQMLLGKLAVIRGVATKELYPEFGLDMSD; this is translated from the exons ATGAAAGCT GATTTTGCTTACCTGGCGGACCTGAGAGGCCGCTCTCCCGCCCCCGACCTGGACCCTCCTGCACTGCAGACCCCCCCGCAACGGGGGCCCCGGACCCCAGGACTCAGGAG GACGCAGCCAGGACTTTCCAAAAGTTGCCGCGGGGCCTTCCGATCCCCT CGGCCATCTTCCAAGGGTGGCCAGGCTGATGGGGCCCGCGAGGATTCTCCGCACCTTGACATTCAGAAGCTGAAGGAGAAGAGGGACGTGCTGGACAAGGAGATCTCCCAGTTAATATCTGA aGGCTACAGTGTGGATGAGCTGGAGGACCACATCTCCCAGCTCCACGAGTATAACGACATCAAAGATGTGGGCCAGATGCTGCTGGGCAAACTAG CCGTGATCCGAGGTGTTGCCACCAAAGAGTTGTATCCAGAATTTGGCCTGGACATGAGTGACTGA
- the TRUB2 gene encoding pseudouridylate synthase TRUB2, mitochondrial isoform X1 has translation MGAAGVARLHGLFATYKPPGLHWKHLRDTVELQLLKGLNAGKPPAPEQRVRFLLGPVEGSEEKELTLTATSVPTLTNHPLVRGPAFTSLKIGVGHRLDAQASGVLVLGVGQGRSLLTDMYNAHLTKDYTVRGLLGKATDDFREDGRLVEKTTYDHVTREKLDRILAVIQGSHQKALVTYSNLDLQTQEAYEMAVKGLIRPMNKSPMLITGIRCLHFAPPEFLLEVQCMHETQKQLRRLVHEIGLELKTTAVCSHVRRTRDGFFTLEDALLRTQWDLHSIQDAIQVAAPRVAAELEKNLRLGLGTQQLHGPGWNGDNERPSPALESWTVGG, from the exons ATGGGGGCCGCCGGCGTGGCCCGGCTGCACGGGCTCTTTGCGACCTACAAGCCCCCCGGGCTGCACTGGAAGCACCTGCGGGATACGGTGGAGCTGCAGCTTCTGAAGG GTCTCAATGCTGGGAAGCCGCCTGCCCCTGAGCAGCGTGTTCGCTTTCTGCTGGGTCCTGTGGAAGGCAGCGAAGAGAAGGAGCTGACCCTCACAGCCACCAGTGTGCCCACCCTCACCAACCATCCGCTGG TACGTGGACCAGCATTCACCAGCCTGAAGATTGGCGTGGGACACCGGCTGGATGCCCAGGCATCTGGGGTGCTTG TGCTCGGCGTGGGACAGGGACGCAGTCTCCTCACCGACATGTACAACGCACACCTCACCAAG GATTACACGGTTCGCGGCCTCCTGGGCAAAGCCACGGATGACTTCCGCGAGGACGGGCGGCTGGTGGAGAAGACCACGTATG ACCACGTGACCAGAGAAAAACTGGATCGAATCCTGGCGGTGATCCAAGGCTCCCATCAGAAGGCCCTGGTGAC GTACTCCAACCTCGATCTGCAGACCCAGGAGGCCTACGAGATGGCCGTGAAAGGCTTGATCCGGCCCATGAACAAGTCCCCGATGCTGATAACTGGCATCCGATGCCTCCACTTTGCGCCTCCAGAATTCCTCTTAG AGGTGCAGTGCATGCATGAGACGCAGAAGCAGCTGCGgagactggtgcatgaaatcggCCTGGAGCTGAAGACCACCGCTGTCTGCTCCCACGTGCGGCGCACGCGAGATGGCTTCTTCACCCTGGAGGATGCCCTCCTGAGGACCCAGTGGGACCTGCACAGCATCCAGGATGCCATCCAGGTCGCAGCCCCCCGGGTGGCAGCTGAGCTGGAGAAGAActtgaggctggggctgggcacccAGCAGCTCCATGGTCCAGGCTGGAATGGGGACAACGAGAGGCCAAGCCCTGCCTTGGAAAGCTGGACAGTGGGTGGGTAA
- the TRUB2 gene encoding pseudouridylate synthase TRUB2, mitochondrial isoform X2 yields the protein MGAAGVARLHGLFATYKPPGLHWKHLRDTVELQLLKGLNAGKPPAPEQRVRFLLGPVEGSEEKELTLTATSVPTLTNHPLVLGVGQGRSLLTDMYNAHLTKDYTVRGLLGKATDDFREDGRLVEKTTYDHVTREKLDRILAVIQGSHQKALVTYSNLDLQTQEAYEMAVKGLIRPMNKSPMLITGIRCLHFAPPEFLLEVQCMHETQKQLRRLVHEIGLELKTTAVCSHVRRTRDGFFTLEDALLRTQWDLHSIQDAIQVAAPRVAAELEKNLRLGLGTQQLHGPGWNGDNERPSPALESWTVGG from the exons ATGGGGGCCGCCGGCGTGGCCCGGCTGCACGGGCTCTTTGCGACCTACAAGCCCCCCGGGCTGCACTGGAAGCACCTGCGGGATACGGTGGAGCTGCAGCTTCTGAAGG GTCTCAATGCTGGGAAGCCGCCTGCCCCTGAGCAGCGTGTTCGCTTTCTGCTGGGTCCTGTGGAAGGCAGCGAAGAGAAGGAGCTGACCCTCACAGCCACCAGTGTGCCCACCCTCACCAACCATCCGCTGG TGCTCGGCGTGGGACAGGGACGCAGTCTCCTCACCGACATGTACAACGCACACCTCACCAAG GATTACACGGTTCGCGGCCTCCTGGGCAAAGCCACGGATGACTTCCGCGAGGACGGGCGGCTGGTGGAGAAGACCACGTATG ACCACGTGACCAGAGAAAAACTGGATCGAATCCTGGCGGTGATCCAAGGCTCCCATCAGAAGGCCCTGGTGAC GTACTCCAACCTCGATCTGCAGACCCAGGAGGCCTACGAGATGGCCGTGAAAGGCTTGATCCGGCCCATGAACAAGTCCCCGATGCTGATAACTGGCATCCGATGCCTCCACTTTGCGCCTCCAGAATTCCTCTTAG AGGTGCAGTGCATGCATGAGACGCAGAAGCAGCTGCGgagactggtgcatgaaatcggCCTGGAGCTGAAGACCACCGCTGTCTGCTCCCACGTGCGGCGCACGCGAGATGGCTTCTTCACCCTGGAGGATGCCCTCCTGAGGACCCAGTGGGACCTGCACAGCATCCAGGATGCCATCCAGGTCGCAGCCCCCCGGGTGGCAGCTGAGCTGGAGAAGAActtgaggctggggctgggcacccAGCAGCTCCATGGTCCAGGCTGGAATGGGGACAACGAGAGGCCAAGCCCTGCCTTGGAAAGCTGGACAGTGGGTGGGTAA
- the COQ4 gene encoding ubiquinone biosynthesis protein COQ4 homolog, mitochondrial, protein MVTLLRGTLSPLRLFQALPGPAADVPLRAASQGTGLLYPEHIPTSLLQKVLLTAGSAGMALYNPYRHDMVAVLGETTGCRALRVLRDQMKRDSEGAQILQERPRISLSTLDLDKLRSLPEGSLGREYLRFLDVNRVSPDTRAPTRFVDDEELAYVIQRYREVHDMLHTLLGMPTNILGEIVVKWFEAVQTGLPMCILGALFGPIRLSAQHLQVLVSELVPWAVQNGRRAPCVLNLYYERRWEQPLKALREELGITDPPMHIKV, encoded by the exons ATGGTGACGCTGCTGCGCGGGACCCTGAGTCCCCTCCGTCTGTTCCAAgctctccctggccctgctgcag ATGTGCCGCTCCGAGCCGCGAGCCAGGGCACCGGCCTGCTCTACCCCGAACACATCCCCACGTCCCTGCTGCAGAAGGTGCTGTTGACCGCCGGCTCTGCGGGCATGGCCCTCTACAACCCGTATCGCCACG ACATGGTTGCAGTTCTAGGGGAAACCACAGGGTGCCGTGCCCTGAGGGTCCTCAGGGACCAGATGAAGAGGGATTCAGAGGGTGCCCAGATCCTGCA GGAGCGTCCCCGGATCTCTCTGTCCACCCTTGACCTGGACAAGCTCCGGAGCCTGCCTGAGGGCTCCCTCGGCCGCGAGTATCTCCGTTTCCTGGATGTGAAT AGGGTCTCCCCAGATACCCGGGCACCCACCCGATTCGTGGACGATGAGGAGCTAGCGTACGTGATCCAGCGGTACCGGGAGGTGCACGACATGCTCCACACCTTGCTGGGGATGCCCACCAACATCCTGG GGGAGATCGTGGTGAAGTGGTTTGAGGCTGTCCAGACCGGCTTGCCCATGTGCATCCTGGGCGCACTCTTTGGACCAATCCGACTCAGTGCCCA GCACCTGCAAGTGCTGGTCTCGGAGCTGGTCCCGTGGGCAGTTCAGAACGGGCGCAGGGCCCCGTGTGTCCTCAATCTGTACTACGAGCGGCGCTGGGAACAGCCCCTGAAGGCTCTGCGGGAGGAGTTGGGCATCACGGACCCCCCCATGCACATCAAGGTCTAG